The Heliangelus exortis chromosome Z, bHelExo1.hap1, whole genome shotgun sequence genomic sequence tgggctcaGATGCCATCACATCACATGAAAGGCGAGCTTGGCCCGGCCTCCTTCTCACAGATCCAGAAGTTCAGGTCTTTGGGACCAGCACAGAGGGCAGGCTTGATGTTCCCATGACTTATTACGGCACAGGACCCGTTTGACTTCCACTGCCACGGCCTGGATGGGCACATCAAGGGAGCTGCCACCACCCTACCCaccaccccccagcccaggcagctgtggctgctgatgTCTGCTCATATGGGAGGGGATGAATGCTGCAAAGTAGAGAtcccctcaccctcccctcCTGATTCCACGGGCTGGAGCTTCAGCTGATACATCCCTACCCTTCactgggaagaaagaggaagccCTCTGCAAAAGGTTATGACCACCTCAACATACTTTGTACTTGAacctcagcctggctgctgggggaTATTTCATCCCTGCAGTGCCAGGATGTGGAGAGACCTTGTCTCCACCTCTCCAGGGGCAAGTATATGGTGGAAGGAGCTCCCCTGGTCCAAGAGACCACAGTGGGGTGCAGCACCCCATGCTGGGGCTGAGGACTGAGGGTTAGGCAGCTAGTAGGAGGTGGGCACCCTGCACTGGGCCAGATGAGTCTGTTCCTCCTCACTGCTCTCAGACACCACAAGAGGAAGCAGTAGCAATATGGGGAAGGGGTGCATGTGCCAGGGAGGAGCTCAGGACCCTCTGTGGGTGTGAAGGGTTGATTTCCCCTTGAGGAGGGTCTGGGGAAGCACGTGAGGGATGGAGATGGTGTTCAGAAGCTTTGGCTATGCCCCAGATAAAACTTGTGGCTTCTTTTGTCCCTTCTCATTGCCTCCTGCCCATGCCTCCCCTGCACAAGCCTCCCCTCAAGTCCTGGCTTTCTACTTAGATGGGCTCTAAGCACTTCATCCCACCACTGCACCACCTCCTCTGAGCCTCAGTAGCTTTGATGCTCCTTTTTGCCCAGTACCTGAGCCTGAGACTGGGTATGGGCGAGATTCAAACTGCTTACTAAAGCCATGCTGGAGGACAGGGGATTTCAGCAAGTGGCCACACTGCCACATACCTTTCATAAAGGGAGCCATCCACCCAGAACCAGACATCTGAGACACCCTCTCCTTCTGGGTACACTTCCTCCAGCCCGCCATAGTCATACCAGGGgaagctgctcttctgcagcccAATCCAGTATGGGATGTCCGCATTCTTCAGGAAGGTCTTGGAAAGAAGAATAAGGGTCTTTTAATGGCTTTTTGATTGGTACTTACATGCTGTGGTATTTGCAGGGGGCAGTCATCTCCCCAAGGGGACCATACGGCCGGAGGTCCTTGGGGCAGGACAGCTGAGCATCCCTGTTGCTCCACTCCAGCCTGGGAAACATCCAGGGGTGGCAAAGACCCTTTGCCCTGTGTCCACCACCAGCCATGTGCTCCAGAAGTCAGCCTTGCATCCTCCAACATTTCAGCAGCCCGGGACCCCCCAGAGTGGTACTGGCTCACTTGGGAAGCCCAGGGATGGATACAACTCAGGTCCCACCAGCATCCTACCGGCACAGTCCAGCGACTCCAGGATTTGGTGATCAGGAGCTGAGAATATTTCTTCTCACACTCatctctgctcccctcccatGTCTTCTTCTCCGATGAGATGAAGAGGCACTTGCCCCTGTACAGCAGCCAGCCCGATGGGCAGCAGTCTGGAGGCAGGGGTACAGCTCAGGTGTTTGCTCAACCCCGTGATGGGGACCAGAAAAAGCCCCACATCTTCCCAGAAGGCAACACAGACTCAGCCTCTGCTTCAGGCAGAGCTTCAGCCTTTAGCCCACCCTGTCCTCACTGTGCGGCCAAAAGAGCCAGTCCCCTCGGGTACCCCATTCCTGCTCCTCCTCGGCCGTACCTATAGCCGTGCAGGAGCGCAGGATGGCCACCGTGCTCTCGCTGCTGTTGAGCTGGCCCTGCAACTCCTGCAGCGCCTTCTGCGTCCTCCCCAGGACCCCCGTGACACGCTGCAGCTCGGAGCCCAGCCTGCCCAGCTCCGCCCGGCTGCCGTTCCCCTCCGTCCACGCTCGCTGCAGCTCCGCTCGGGCCCACGCCAGCTCCAGCCGCGCCTGCTCCAGGCTCCGCTCCCGGTCGCTCACCTCCTGCGAGAGGCGGCCCTGCTCGGCCACGTGCTCCCGGGAGGTGTCCTGCATCCTGCGAGTCACCTGCCAGTCTGGGGACAGCCTGGGTCAGCTGGGCCGTGGCGATGGGGCAGCCCCGGGCAAGGGGGACAGACACGGGACTGAGCCAGCCTGCCCGGGGCCCAGGGGGCATGGCTGGACCATGGGAAGGACAAGGCAGCCCCAAGGATATTACTGGGAGGCAAAGGAAAGGCAATGGATAGGAAAGGGAAGGCAGTGGGAAGGCAATGGAAGGTAGAGGGAAGTCAATGGAAAGGCAATAGGAAGTTatcagaagggaaaaggaagaggagtaAATGGGAGGCAAGGAAGGGTGAGAGAAGGGTGTGGAGTGGGCAAGTTGAAGACAAGGGGAATGAGAGCAAGGGCAATAGAAAGTGAAGGCAATGGGAAGCAATGGGAATGCACTGTGAGGTGACGGAATGGCAAAGGCAAAGGTGTCAACGCTGGATGGGAAAGGATGGGCAAGACAGGGCACAGGGACTCATCCACAAGCGTGGTCATGCCCCTGTTCACCCCTCTGTTCACTCAAGGCTGCCTCCCTCTCCCCGTGCCACCCAGCTATCCCCCAAACCCTGAAGGGCCCATCCCTCCTCAACTCACAGCAAGCCCCCATGGTCACCgtggccaccagcagcagcaggcaggttACCAACAATCCCACAGGGATGCACCACCGCCAGGAACAGCACCCTGCAAGACACAACCAGCCATGGCTATCACCTGGTGCAATGGAAagccccaggcagctccaggacctcctgcctgcaggcagcatgATGGCACAGGTGGCACCCTGTGAGCACTACGTCTCTTCAAATATGAGAGTGGGAGCACCCTGAAACACCCGCCTCTGACAATGCCAGGATTTCCCTGGGTCCCCCGGGTGCCAGCTGAGCAGTcacctgagctgggctgggccCTGTCCTCATCCTGCCCCGCTGGTGCTGTCTGCGTGGTCTCGTAGGGGCTCTCCGCTTCGTCCGTGCCGAGGGCTGTTGGAAGAAGGCAAGGGACAGTGGCTGAGTCCATGGGGCCGAGCATGGTGGAGGTAGCGTGGGAGCTCAGGCCATCTCTCACCTGCTTCCAGTGCATGGCTGGCCCCGCTCTGGCCCCCCATCACCTTGGCAAACCTCAGGTCAGCATAAACCCCTCTCTGGGCCATGTGGGCAAGCGCTGGGCaagtccccagccctgctggctcTCACCCTGCCCTTGGGATGGTTTTCTGGGATGGTCCTGCCTCCTGCTGATCTCGCCGTCTCTCGGGGGTGCAAAGGAGAAGTGCAGCCGGTgtctgcagaagcagaagtttgctctgagctgcagcagatgGGACCAGTGAGGCACGGCTGCAGGGACCCGGACCCTCTTCATTGGCCCCAGTGTGACTGGCCCATCCCCTCCCACGCCATGAAAGTGCTAAGGGTCCCCCTGGGCATGCAGCAGAACCAGGGCATCACAGCCGGAGGTCAAGGCAGCGGCAGAGCAAGGATGGACCCAAACCACTgggccaagggagagctggcGGAGAGCAGGACACAGGAGCACATTGCCCTGCGAGCGGACTGGTGGGAGGCCGGAGGTCATCATCGATGCAaatttctcctcccagcctctggGAGTGGGAATTTCCCCATGATGTAACTTCTGCCACTGCTTCTCAGTCTCTCCCTGGTCCCTTAATAGAAGAACCTGGCTTTGGTATTGCTCCGGTCTCGGACCAGTGATTTGCAGAGCAATGACACCTGCActgctttcccttccccagaCCAGAACCTCAGTATTCTCACTGAGCATGTGCCCCTCAGCCCCAGGCTCCAGCATCTCAGAGGTACATCCAGAGAAAGGCAGGATCCAGAAGGAAGGCTGAGGTCCAGACTAGCTGGGCACACCTGGACACAGCCAGGGCACACAGGACAGGACTGGGGTGTGCAGgtgtgctgctggagcacagcaCTGCAAGGCCACACTCCATCACCTCTGCAAGAGCACAGGAATGgtggagaaaggcagaaatcaTGGCCAGCTACAAAGGGAACAGAAAGGTGGTTTGGGAAGCTAGAGGTTGAGCATCTTCCACTCAGTCCTGAGGAAGAAGATGCAACATGTCCTCCTGGACACTCAGTGCTCCAGCGAAGACACGGTGGTGGCTGTGAGGAGCACAGAAGGATTCACTAAGGGTAAGTTGCACCTGACCAACCTGTACggggctggggacaaggggacagcaATGGGGGACATACATCATGACCCTGTGGAGGCTGGGACATCAGCCACTGTGGTCTCCTTGCTGTCAGCATGGGGAGAAATGACCAGCAGAAGGGCAGAAGGGAAAGAGCTCACACTGCAATGCCAAAAACCTTTATATAGGTCAGCATAAAGATTTCTTCAGAGCAGCAATGCACAGAGAGGGGAGCAGACCCAGAGCCACCAGCTTCCAAGTGGAAGCCATCCTTCCTCCCCCCTGCCTCACATTTGGCTTGATTCTCCACAGGCTGAGCCCTGTacccctgcccccagctgcaCCAGCCCACCATCCTCCCAGGGGAGGAGGCGTGGAAAGGGGCCACTGGCTGTGCACCAATCCCTGAGGCCTTCCTGCTGCCATCTTCCTCATCTCATAGCAAACTTCTGCATCTGCAGAACCCAGACACAGTTCTCCTTCACAGCCCTGAGAGAAGAAGGGACTGCGGCAGAGCAGGAGCCATCAGGGCCATTGGGCCAGCACAGGGAATGGCCCAGAGTGTGATCTATGCTGACCTGAAGTTTAACACAGCCCCCGATGAGGATGACAGCCCCTATGAGAATGTGACCCTGGGgcagccagctccagcagcacccagcacaggtGAGAACCCTACCATGGCTACCACTGCTGTGGGGATGATGCTCCGGTTTGGGTTGGGCTCCAGGCCCTGGGCAGTGGGTGATGGCCCCAGGACCATGGGGTAATGCCCAGGGCCCTCATCTCTTGCAGGGTGCTGGCTCCGGCGATGGCGTCTCCCTGtgtggctgctggcagccaccctgctgctgctgctgctggtggccactGTGGCCCTGGGGGCTTGCTGTGAGTTGGGAGAGGGTTGTGGGGTGGGAGGCAGGGGAatgagggagcagcaggagcaggttTGGGGCTTGGGGtaggctgggctgctggtggccTGGGGGCAGCGCaccctgagctgcctgcagtgcCTCCCACTGCCTTCCCAGTGGCTCACACTGCCTCCCACTGAATCCCACTGCATCCAACTCTCTCCTAATATCTTCCTAGTGGTTCCCACCACCTTTCCACTGCTTCTCACTGTCTTCTCTCTCCAGCCCACTGCTTTCCCACCATAACCCATTACCT encodes the following:
- the LOC139789735 gene encoding B-cell differentiation antigen CD72-like, which produces MAQRGVYADLRFAKVMGGQSGASHALEAALGTDEAESPYETTQTAPAGQDEDRAQPSSGCCSWRWCIPVGLLVTCLLLLVATVTMGACYWQVTRRMQDTSREHVAEQGRLSQEVSDRERSLEQARLELAWARAELQRAWTEGNGSRAELGRLGSELQRVTGVLGRTQKALQELQGQLNSSESTVAILRSCTAIDCCPSGWLLYRGKCLFISSEKKTWEGSRDECEKKYSQLLITKSWSRWTVPTFLKNADIPYWIGLQKSSFPWYDYGGLEEVYPEGEGVSDVWFWVDGSLYERPWQWKSNGSCAVISHGNIKPALCAGPKDLNFWICEKEAGPSSPFM